In Salvia miltiorrhiza cultivar Shanhuang (shh) chromosome 4, IMPLAD_Smil_shh, whole genome shotgun sequence, the DNA window GGTTTTGCTAATAATACTAAATACTCTAATAATTCTCGTATTTTGATAGCTGACTTTTCGTCTATTAAAATCGTGACTCgtagaataaatctaaattaaatccgtagatttaattcacttcacaatTCGGAGTAAACTCACGACTCAAGTAATAATGTTacataaatagaaataatatttctattacaaataaaataataacttgacttggctaagtcaattatcattCTGGAATAAATCATTAACTAGTCAATAATTCAATCGTGGTCACCTCAGGTAATGGCATCTAATTCAGAACTCTAAGCtgaattaactgaatattaatCGCTGGATTAAAACAACTTAAagatgtaataaataaatattgcatttattgctcttaatcataaaataaaagagcGAGCTACTACAACCATCGCGCCTCCACTCCTCTGCCACCGCCGCGCCTCTTCCCACCTGCGCTGAGCGGCCATCGCCGGCTCGTCGCCGTCTGCGGCAACTGCTGCTCACTCCCTCAACTCCGGTAAGTAATTTCTGTTCTTAGTCTAGGTAGAAGTAGAACCGTAGAAGGTGATGAATCTTTTTAGAAACATGTCATATGTTTTTTTAGCTAATTTCTAGGTAGAACCGTAGAAGACTAGAAGGTAATTTCTGCTCACTCCCTCAACTCCATTTCAATGTCAGGATCCAAACTAAAAAATTAGTTTGCTGCGTTCATTCCGGAAGTTATGGACCTATGGTCATTGAAAACACCTGCTGATACTTGATAGTGTAAAAAATTAGTGGATTTAGGGTTATCAGAAAATAAGTATATTGTTGGTTCGTATCTTATTGCGTGATTTGCCAGTACTATGAATCTGAAATTTAGGTTGTCATCTTGCTGATAATATCAGTTTTCATGTTGTAGGTGTTAAAGATGGAGGACTCATCTCCAAGTGTTGATATGGAGAGTGGTgaagaagatgtcaaaattgtTGACGATGCCAAGCTTAAGAAGAGAcaacactacaagaaattgagtttttacccacacataattacccacacataataatgtgtggtagtttagccacacataatgttaaaatgtgtaggtaattcacacaaaaaaatttcattacttattgacatttaaaatgtgtggcaaaaacattttcgtgacatttattattttactgttatttttaagttttatttatgtataataaaatttatttttgaatttgttgtgccaacgtggcaaactaataaaagttattaaccacacataattataaattatctatgtgtgggtaatgaatttttatcattatttattcttgacatgtaagaaacgtgaaaaaatatttttagccacatttatattttggctttaattaattatttatgaaaatcttAATTAaagttttacccacacataatcgCTGACacttattttgaaaaatgtgtagGTGAATCTATTAGAAAGTTTCaattagttattgacatttaaaatgtgtagcaaaaaaaaaatagtaacatCTATTCTTTAACGCCAATTTTTttcttagttttatttatttaatgaagtttatttttaaatttgttgtgCACACGTGGCAaactaatgaaaaaaaataaccacacataattatcaATTATATGTGCGGGTaatgaattttataatttttttttttggcaaatttaagtaaattcaatttaaaacttttttttagtATTATTAAGTTTTGTAGGAATTAAGTTTtagtactaattaattaatattttttgagTATTATTAACTAGTATTGCTATCATAATCATCTATtagtaatataaaattaatcagAAAAACTGTCATAGGctaaaaaattactattttacaaaaatattttcgtTTTACCACCATTTACAAAAAATTCCTCTAAAAATCATTCTAATTAAAAAGCCCCACTACGCCATTTTACATCCATTATTTTAGTTTATCATCTCTCACTTCCACAATATTAGTGGAGTTTATCAATCTCTAATAACCATTCTAATTAAGAAGCCCCACTACGCCAAATCCTCTTCTCCACTAAAATCCCCACTATCCCTCTAGCCGACTGATCCCCTTGATCATATAACTGGGATGTCATTTCACTCTTGTTTATCCGAAGGTAGAGTCCCTTATCCTACCCTAGGACGCCGTTCCTTCATCTATTTTTCAGACGCCGCTTGCCGGCGGACGCCTCCCTTCTCTCTCGACTTCTCTTTTCGTCGCCTCGTCCATTTGTTTTCCGGTGAGCCACTGTCACATCTCCTGCCCCACGCACCCCTCATCTCTCGGTCGGACAGACATCAACGGAGAGCCAACACCACCACGACGGACAGCTGCGCCActcagccgccgccgcccctgctTCTCCGTCGAGAATGCCGCCTGCCACCATTCCCCCATCTTCCCATCTCAACATCATATGCTCATAAACTAAACTCAAAACATACACCCACCCCATCATATTCTCTCATTTctgtacacatatatatacattatagCATTTGATTTCTTATGAAATATTTTAGATTATGAGCATGTATATGTGCTCTTTCATTCGAATGCATACAAAATTGGCTTGATAGTCATTGTGATTATGGTTTGAAATATaagtttctttctttcttgttgcTCACTTCTTATTTTCTCTTCATGTAGGCAATATTTTACAATTATACTGGGGATCTTCCAAAAGCTCTACTTCACTTTCTTGAATGTGGAATCTGGTATAAATCACACTCTGTTTTCTTAACTTCAGCTGCACCTTCTCTATTTTGTCAGGTAAGAGTGTTTTGTGGCGTATTCATCTTATTGAATCCAATTAAGTTGTGTTAAttaatattatgtttttattatctttACAGAATAGCTGCTGAAGCAGATGTCAAGATGCAGCTTAACCAATACGTTGGATTACTTTTCGTCAACGAAGCTTCGTAGAAAATTAGAATAGTTTGATCAATTGTGTAGTGTTATTATGTAATGCTTTTTGTAGTTGTGACATAAATAATGTGTACTTTGATATTATtaataaagtaaatatttttatataatcatGTTATATTTTAATGTGTTGTACAtacaatatttaatttaagagtTTCTAAAACTAGATTaactataatataatataatatacgtatataatataaaataaaaattaaattgaaaaaaatccaaatagttttagccacacataagtTATACACACTTATTTATTGCCACGTGTAAATGCCACATCAGCATCCACGTAATTTCCACATCAACATTATATTATGACAAAAAACATATTTACCTACACATAAGAAACACTTTTAGCGACATATATATATGTCGGTAATATTGTTAGATTTATCCACACATAAatatatgtgtgggtaaaaacttTTCTCTACACTTTTATTGTGACACATGTTGACATTTgcattatgtgtgggtaaatatCTATACCCACACATAATCTTACTTTTAACCACATTTACGTGTGTGGCTGAAAACTCAAATTCTTGTAGTGCAAAAAACTTCTGAAGTTTGGAAAAACTTTTCAGAGGACAAACCCGACAAAGATGGAAAGAACATAAAGTGCAACCATTGTGGTCAAAGATGGAAATATGAAGGTACGAAACAAGGAACTTCAACTTTTAGTCGTCATATGTTGGTGTGTAAGAAAA includes these proteins:
- the LOC131022457 gene encoding uncharacterized protein LOC131022457: MSFHSCLSEGRVPYPTLGRRSFIYFSDAACRRTPPFSLDFSFRRLVHLFSGEPLSHLLPHAPLISRSDRHQRRANTTTTDSCATQPPPPLLLRRECRLPPFPHLPISTSYAHKLNSKHTPTPSYSLISVHAIFYNYTGDLPKALLHFLECGIWYKSHSVFLTSAAPSLFCQNSC